Part of the Fervidobacterium thailandense genome, CCGCAAATTTTCTACTTACCAAAAGTAAAGCAGAACAATGTTATATGCGTTTCGAAACCAAAACAAACATTACGCAAATTCGCATTTTCTCGTAGAACGAAAATATGATACCACTGTCCTTTTTGAGAACAACATGAAGCTCTGTTGACAAACTAAGAACTTTTTTACTTAATTTGTGACTCAAAGACTAGCATTTTAATGTGGGGTACAGAGCCATTTTTTGTAAGCTACTCTTTTATGTGGTATAACTCTATCCATACACGTCAAATGAGTCTGTTCGACGATATGATAACATAAGAAGATAATAGTTGAAAACGTTATCGGCTGCAAAGAGTTTAGTTTTCAAAACATATCAGAAAGATAAAAAATTGTCTTTCTGTTTTTTTCTAAAACGTCGGATTCTGTACAGAAGAAGTGTGCCTTTTCTCGAGTAATCATCCAATAATTCGCCCATTTTTCGTAATTTCATGGAACTGTCTAAAGTTCGAGCTCAGAGTGAGCTGGGCCATTACGTACTTACACAAGGCCGCACTGCTCGAAAAGGTGCGACCGGGAATTTATAGAATAACCGAACGTGGACTTAAGGTACTCGAAGAAAAACCCGAAAGAATAGATACAAAGTACTTACTAAGGTTCCCAGAATTTGGGGAGTTCTTGAAAGTAGCCCGAACACCCCATCGAAATGGTGAGCAAAGTGGAAAACTCCCACCCGAGGAGGAAATTTGGCAAGCATACGAACGGTACAAAACAAGTGTCGTCCAGCAGCTGGTTGAAAAGATCAGAAATGTCGAACCACGAATCTTTGAAAGAATAGTAATTGACGTACTTGTTCGAATGGGATGTGGTGGAAATCTTGAAGAAGCCGTGGAGGTTGTTGGAAAACCCGGAGACGAAGGCATCGACAGTGTGATCAAGTAGGGTCCGCACGAGCTAGGCAACATCTGTTTGCATATTATCAAAATGGTGATAAGACACCATTAGTTGGTCAAAAACTCAACGTTGGAATTAGATTATAGAATTGAACTACAGTTATTTATCAACGTTACCGTATTGACAATTTTAGGTTTAAGTTTTATAATTTAAAAAGAGTATATTTATCGGACTTCGACAAAAAACATTGCCACTAGTGTCATCTCTTTACTTTTTAATTGACTCCTTTTCCAAAATACAATAATACAATCTTCGCTACTAACACAGCTTAGGTTCTCCACTATTCGTTTTTGTTTTACCTAGTTTACCTTGCAGCTTACCCAGAGCAAGTACCTTTCGAAAGTCATTTAGCAGAAAATCAGTCGGTATTCTGTTTTTTTGGACAAATCCACACAGGTAGCAATGATTGAAATACTTTCAATCTGATGATTTCGTTTCGGGCATTGATATTCTCTCAATCATGAGTATAGAAGGGAAAGTTGTCGGAAAACAAAATTTAAACTGGTAAGACACAACTAAGCAGCTTAACTCAAGACTGCGCAACAAAGCCAACGCCAATTTGTCTAGGCTTACGTTAGGAAAAACATTTACGTATCTTCTTCACCTGCTTGAAATTTTGCCCTGCTTTTTGTCGAATTAGAGCAAAAGTAGAATAGAACAAAGTTTACTGAGTTTTGATAAAAAATCTAGGCCATCTGTGTTTTTGTAAGCGCTTGACGATCACCTACTGAAAGCTAAGACATTTCCGAGTCGTCTGTTGAAGAAATTGAAGTATAAAAGTAAATGAAGAATGGACGGTTTGAAGAAAGATCAGATATACGTTTGGAGCAACGAAGTGGAGAGAGAATCTGTTCGACGATATGAAAAAATATATGAGAACATTGCTGGTGGTAAAAAGCGCAGTTTCCGCAGCCTATCAGTGAGATAAGGAAAATAAAATCTTTTGCACTGTTTTGTAAAACGTTGACTTCTTTATGAGGGAAGTGTGGCTTTTCTTGAGCAACCATCTAACAATTCGTTAAGTTTTCATATCCATATCCTTTAAAAGGAGGGGAACTCTATGCTGAACCCTACAAAGGTGCTTTTCTTAGTAGCTATTTTTGTTTTGGCGTCAGCAGTACTTGGACAAACTGGAGGAATCCAGTATGCTAACCCCGACTGGAAAACTAACACCACGATTTTCTCGATACCGCATTACGGCATTTGGAGTCCAGTCTTCACGTCCAAAGGTGAGGTCGTTGGATTAAGAGGGTTTAACCTTTTGCTAGGTTATACGTGGCGGAATTACTTAGAACCAGTTAAGGTGCACAGGTTCAACACTTTCTGGGAATGGGGATTCCTATTTTTCTTCCCTTACGTTGGCTTTGGTACGGACTACCTCTTCGATGATAACGCCCTTCTTACTGTAGGTATGATCTACTTAACGCCGTATCTAGGTTTTGGTATAAAGTTTTAAGTAGAAGTCCCCCAGGGAAATACTCCCTGGGGTTTTTCCATTTTTTCATAAGAAAGAATTATCTTGCCGCCTCGAATATCTGAATTTGTCTCGGTTTCAACACACCTACGAGTACTGCTGTTACAACCGTTCCCACAAGCATCGCGAAGAGGTAGGGAATAAGATTTTCCACAGCCCAGAAGACGAAGATTCCACCGTGTGGAACTGGCAGTTTGCATTGGAAAAGCATAGAGAGTGCGCCGGTTATTCCCGAACCTATCATGATTGATGGTATAACTCTCAGAGGATCCGCAGCTGCAAAAGGAATCGCACCTTCGGTTATAAAGGAAATTCCAAGCACCCAAGCTGCTTTTCCAGCCTCTATCTCTTCCTCGGTGAATTTATTCCTGAACAAAATAGTTGCAAGTGCAAGTCCAAGAGGTGGCGTCATGCCTGCAGCCATCACAGCTGCCATAATCGCGCTTGGCTGTCCGGCAGCAATCGTACCCACGCCGAATGTATAAGCTGCCTTGTTAACTGGTCCACCCATGTCAAACGCCATCATAACGCCAAGGACAAAGCCCAGGAGTATTGCATTCGTACCACTCAAATTTTGCAAGGCATTGTTAAGAGCTGTGTTAATCGCTGCAACTGGCTTTCCAACAACGTAGATCATCACTAAACCAACAAAGAGTGACGAAAGGACTGGTATAATCAAAACAGGCATCAAACCCTCGAGGCCTCGCGGCATTTTAATTGTCTTCTTTAGAAATTGCACAAAGTAACCAGCAATAAATCCAGCAAGGATTCCTCCCAAAAAGCCTGAGCCGGTTGCAGAGGCAAGCATACCTCCTATCATACCTGCTGC contains:
- a CDS encoding winged helix-turn-helix domain-containing protein; this translates as MCLFSSNHPIIRPFFVISWNCLKFELRVSWAITYLHKAALLEKVRPGIYRITERGLKVLEEKPERIDTKYLLRFPEFGEFLKVARTPHRNGEQSGKLPPEEEIWQAYERYKTSVVQQLVEKIRNVEPRIFERIVIDVLVRMGCGGNLEEAVEVVGKPGDEGIDSVIK
- a CDS encoding PTS fructose transporter subunit IIC; the encoded protein is MSKLIVAVTACPTGIAHTYMAAESLKKAAAELGYEIKVETRGSVGVENELTPEDIKRAEVVILAADISVPRERFAGKRIYETSVQRAIKAGKEVIEEALKSAKVDYVKKVEEIKQQRSAQRKGAYRHLLNGVSYMIPFVVAGGIAIALSFAWGYKAFENEGTLPWALMKIGGGSAFALMVPILAGFIAYSIADRAGLAAGMIGGMLASATGSGFLGGILAGFIAGYFVQFLKKTIKMPRGLEGLMPVLIIPVLSSLFVGLVMIYVVGKPVAAINTALNNALQNLSGTNAILLGFVLGVMMAFDMGGPVNKAAYTFGVGTIAAGQPSAIMAAVMAAGMTPPLGLALATILFRNKFTEEEIEAGKAAWVLGISFITEGAIPFAAADPLRVIPSIMIGSGITGALSMLFQCKLPVPHGGIFVFWAVENLIPYLFAMLVGTVVTAVLVGVLKPRQIQIFEAAR